In the genome of Rhodococcus sp. SBT000017, one region contains:
- a CDS encoding ATP-binding protein — MDTALNIWPTFGFRKNPYGTEELKPDSEGDELLIGRDAEVRKLQRRWYSSTQIATLEGPVGVGKTSLAGVAAYRAMQVRLAARSELIVPLNKTIQFEADTQSLTRKILFEIAQALLRHETTFRNCGHPLPNLNDLRSWVNNPVFKGGSVGIAPLSAGKATPSPNSTSGFSESGFEEHITYLLRECFPEDKTGSLVGVVDNLELLRTAGSARECLDQLRDTAFKLPGIRWVLVGATGIVKTAVSVPRLSGKVANPIQLEPVTDEYLSSLIEKRINYYAASEGATAPVNPKQFQQLYAIAGKNLRDTFKHAQDIALWLFELSEDGKPTPINPVESWIEEQADYGNIATQMTAAAQEVFDELVKNGGAIPAAQLADDPSTYAQKVRYRVRILEKLNLAETVGTEDDLRFKVVRLTALGWFTHHVRSSSQGSH; from the coding sequence AAGAGTTGAAGCCCGACTCTGAGGGCGACGAACTGCTAATTGGACGCGACGCCGAGGTGCGGAAGTTGCAGCGACGGTGGTACTCGTCCACTCAAATTGCCACGCTCGAAGGTCCGGTAGGCGTTGGAAAGACAAGCCTCGCGGGAGTTGCCGCGTACCGTGCAATGCAAGTTCGCCTCGCTGCGAGATCCGAGCTGATTGTTCCCTTGAACAAAACCATACAATTTGAAGCGGACACCCAATCGCTGACGCGAAAGATATTGTTCGAGATAGCCCAGGCGTTACTCCGGCATGAGACGACCTTTCGAAATTGTGGACACCCTTTACCGAACCTCAATGATCTTCGATCTTGGGTCAACAACCCGGTCTTCAAAGGCGGGTCGGTCGGAATTGCCCCACTGTCAGCTGGAAAAGCGACGCCGTCACCGAACTCCACAAGTGGATTTTCGGAATCAGGGTTCGAGGAACATATAACGTATCTCCTCCGGGAATGCTTTCCTGAGGACAAAACGGGATCGCTGGTCGGAGTAGTCGATAATCTCGAACTTCTCCGAACTGCCGGTTCAGCACGTGAATGCTTGGACCAGTTGCGCGACACAGCCTTCAAGCTACCGGGAATTCGCTGGGTACTAGTTGGAGCGACCGGGATTGTCAAGACTGCCGTGAGCGTTCCACGGCTATCCGGTAAGGTGGCCAATCCGATTCAACTTGAACCAGTCACCGACGAATATCTATCGTCGCTAATCGAAAAGCGAATCAACTATTATGCGGCAAGCGAAGGGGCAACTGCTCCTGTCAATCCGAAACAATTTCAACAGCTTTACGCAATCGCAGGCAAGAACCTGCGGGACACTTTCAAGCATGCGCAGGACATAGCACTGTGGCTTTTCGAGCTTTCAGAAGACGGTAAGCCCACACCCATCAATCCCGTCGAATCATGGATCGAGGAGCAGGCCGATTATGGCAATATCGCTACTCAAATGACTGCCGCTGCGCAAGAAGTCTTCGATGAGCTGGTTAAAAACGGAGGCGCGATCCCCGCCGCGCAGTTGGCCGATGACCCCAGCACCTACGCCCAGAAGGTTCGGTACCGCGTGCGCATCCTTGAGAAGCTTAATCTCGCCGAGACCGTTGGCACGGAAGACGATCTACGATTCAAAGTAGTCAGGTTGACCGCACTCGGTTGGTTTACCCATCATGTCCGCTCGTCGTCACAAGGCTCGCACTGA
- a CDS encoding alpha/beta hydrolase, producing MNEAEALVMAIAEVWGGTGQALLDIEPDLIDALRDLEAALEDGTADTGEAQRRVVSVLNRAPEIAENVAEERLILQLGTERGSGGALSLPVRLNIVPVVYATNRAAEGREFGADRGTSVSYGIARVAVKDDARTRTFDVKRYFKMIFGRDAKPTLSIDPSDDIRKPIELLAGQSSKSDVLVFVHGYRVAFEEALIRAAKLVGGYQFQGTVVAYSWPSAGNLGDYAADNQSVLASEPHFLQFLTELGAALPVDAQVHIVAHSMGNQLVTTALRGNLPINLGHLIFAAPDVDSDIFAHSAYGFPKEAERYTLYASSNDRALKVSNRAWSAPRAGNAGADLRVFDGVDTIDASEVDTDFMGHSYALDERTVTADVFYLLTRNLEPGHRYGLNAAFDSSGKPYWVMRA from the coding sequence ATGAACGAAGCAGAAGCCCTGGTGATGGCGATCGCCGAGGTGTGGGGAGGGACGGGACAGGCGCTGCTCGACATCGAGCCAGACCTGATCGACGCGTTGCGCGACCTCGAAGCTGCTCTTGAGGACGGGACGGCCGACACTGGCGAAGCCCAGCGTCGGGTCGTGAGTGTGCTGAACAGAGCCCCTGAAATTGCAGAGAATGTCGCCGAGGAGCGGCTGATTCTGCAGTTGGGTACCGAGCGCGGATCGGGTGGTGCGCTTTCCCTTCCCGTCCGGCTCAATATCGTGCCTGTCGTGTACGCCACCAACCGTGCGGCCGAGGGAAGAGAGTTCGGTGCGGACAGGGGTACCTCGGTGTCGTACGGGATCGCTCGTGTTGCAGTCAAAGACGACGCTCGTACCCGCACGTTCGACGTCAAACGCTACTTCAAGATGATTTTCGGGCGAGATGCGAAGCCGACTCTGTCCATCGATCCTTCTGATGACATTCGGAAACCGATCGAGTTGCTCGCCGGGCAGTCGAGTAAATCCGACGTTCTTGTCTTCGTTCACGGATACCGAGTCGCGTTCGAGGAAGCGCTCATTCGAGCCGCAAAACTTGTCGGTGGCTACCAGTTCCAAGGAACCGTAGTCGCATATTCCTGGCCGTCCGCAGGAAATCTCGGAGACTACGCGGCTGACAACCAGAGTGTGCTGGCAAGTGAGCCGCATTTTCTCCAGTTCCTGACCGAACTCGGTGCTGCGCTCCCTGTTGACGCTCAGGTTCATATCGTCGCCCACAGTATGGGGAATCAGCTCGTGACGACGGCGCTTAGAGGCAATCTGCCGATCAACCTTGGCCACCTCATCTTCGCTGCGCCCGATGTCGATTCCGATATTTTTGCGCACTCTGCCTACGGGTTTCCGAAGGAGGCCGAGCGGTACACGCTGTACGCATCAAGTAACGATCGGGCCCTGAAAGTATCGAATCGCGCCTGGAGCGCGCCAAGGGCAGGCAACGCCGGCGCTGATCTGCGGGTGTTCGACGGCGTGGATACTATCGATGCTTCCGAGGTCGATACCGATTTCATGGGGCATTCCTACGCTTTGGACGAGAGAACTGTCACCGCTGACGTCTTCTACCTCCTCACTCGTAATCTCGAACCCGGCCACCGTTACGGACTGAACGCGGCTTTCGATTCCAGCGGCAAACCGTACTGGGTGATGCGTGCGTGA
- a CDS encoding CHAT domain-containing protein, which produces MADAEGPDESEFAAAEPSLDAMRDALDRLDETDDDWADLQWHVATLLQARYHQNADADDLDDAILRARAVVAGPKSGKPEYLAELALMLWDRFDPDDLGEYCRLFELALEQIGESGDAEFRAECQANLAVGLMNRRPEPTGADRARALELLRSAAESGAVDPDTRRGVLTNLAETLSHADASLADLEDAVRYARQAIDEKSPDSRDTANSWSTLSHALDALHDQRPDPELIVQAVDAAHQALANLDGDDPDFPVLTATLVGLMRQRFHHTTEPKNLVEGLRLLRQFPSNVVDAHPDRAFILAVWAGVASDLAHHLADRNSARESLDRYESAIAAADPVAADTGRTLASYSAALRVAADLLSDPALIDRAIERSGDALLLLDRPSLFRAAALTTLCTALRDRYATTRSLEDLDQATTSAYEAVSLTPDTHREYPARLTNLAVTLSDNFDERANLSDLDRAIGLYRGALACEESVAIRVAERRNDLALALRARFETTLDRGDLDESIALSERAVQDTDSNSVMWPGFASNLGNALVERYEITASLEDLDASIEFFADALSRAGERVAEMSGYASNLGLALTAKAHHTGLVTNFNEAIRHLTTSVEVLPDNHADAASRLSNLGDAYRQRAVFRESVGEMEAARADIAASIDTSEHGIAIAGDSDPRLLPALANLARALRYSRTLDPDSVSLGEILDVQRRAAALSEIPAAHRFAQSALWAEDAEAYSAPGEALSAHRQAVELTTEVAWVGMSLGERRRLLEQLAGALVSAVRFAVAQQQYGDALAWADQIRSVLWRQTMHVRSAQTAVGSVDLSPLLGLASVTDRQVRERRRSLAHDAGMALTLDAAGSKAYDSLSLPGTLVLLIPGEESSTALLVGDSKGSRTVELPRVGADALAQQTELFRKAAARQTHSSESTFGDARRQRHEIFDCLGWLWDCVAAPILADVPDSVDLARIWWSPIGDFSLLPLHAAGHYPRTLQQLVEVDSTEWTCVAEGALNAYLPTVLVSEPRRTTKTDRSDRRLLYVATDTEGNLDAVPEEYTAMSSAVGSVTITELLDTAATVNAVRDAINTHQFLHVSAHGHLGDDETVQSGFRLHDGVFALGEFAECDVPDAQLAVFLTCDSATGDIRLPNEALHMAGAARQAGFRHTVAATMPMRDSSAIPVVASLYQALDSAEDSAIGDVVIRALHASVGNLRKDPRTALDPFSWAPYAVFGWGCDVDT; this is translated from the coding sequence GTGGCTGATGCTGAGGGTCCAGACGAGTCGGAATTCGCGGCCGCCGAGCCTTCGCTCGATGCCATGCGCGACGCGCTCGATCGACTGGACGAGACGGATGACGATTGGGCCGACTTGCAGTGGCACGTGGCCACTTTGTTGCAAGCGCGGTATCACCAAAACGCCGACGCCGACGATCTCGACGACGCCATCCTGCGCGCACGGGCGGTGGTAGCAGGGCCCAAGTCAGGCAAGCCGGAGTACTTGGCGGAGCTGGCTCTCATGTTGTGGGACAGGTTCGATCCAGACGATCTCGGTGAATATTGCAGGCTTTTCGAACTTGCGCTGGAGCAGATCGGGGAGAGTGGGGACGCAGAGTTTCGGGCAGAGTGCCAAGCCAATCTGGCTGTCGGCCTGATGAACCGACGGCCCGAGCCAACAGGTGCCGACCGCGCGCGGGCGCTGGAGCTGTTGAGGTCCGCGGCTGAATCAGGTGCGGTAGATCCAGATACCCGCCGTGGTGTGTTAACAAATCTCGCCGAAACGCTGAGTCACGCCGATGCGTCTTTGGCCGACTTGGAGGACGCCGTTCGCTACGCTAGGCAGGCGATTGACGAGAAATCGCCAGACTCGCGTGACACGGCGAACAGCTGGTCGACCCTGTCCCATGCGCTCGACGCCCTGCACGATCAGCGTCCGGATCCTGAGCTCATTGTTCAGGCCGTCGATGCCGCACACCAAGCGCTCGCGAATCTCGACGGTGACGATCCCGATTTTCCTGTACTGACCGCCACTCTCGTGGGACTGATGAGGCAACGGTTCCATCACACGACGGAGCCGAAGAATCTCGTGGAGGGGCTTCGGCTGCTTCGGCAATTTCCATCGAACGTGGTCGACGCACACCCTGACAGAGCATTCATCCTCGCAGTGTGGGCAGGCGTGGCGAGCGACCTCGCACATCACTTAGCCGACAGAAATTCAGCCCGTGAATCGCTCGATAGGTACGAGTCCGCTATCGCCGCCGCAGACCCGGTCGCTGCAGACACCGGGCGCACACTGGCGAGCTACAGTGCTGCCCTACGAGTCGCGGCGGATCTACTGTCCGATCCGGCACTGATCGACCGGGCGATCGAGCGGAGTGGCGATGCCCTGCTGCTGTTGGATCGGCCGAGTCTCTTCCGCGCGGCAGCGCTCACGACGCTGTGCACGGCGTTAAGGGACCGGTACGCGACAACTCGTTCCCTGGAGGACCTGGATCAGGCAACCACGTCCGCGTACGAGGCCGTGAGCCTCACTCCGGATACGCACCGCGAGTATCCGGCTCGCCTGACCAACCTCGCGGTCACGCTCAGCGATAACTTCGACGAACGGGCGAACCTGTCAGACCTCGACCGCGCGATAGGCCTCTACCGCGGAGCGCTCGCGTGCGAGGAATCGGTAGCAATTCGGGTTGCCGAGAGACGTAACGATCTGGCGCTTGCTCTGCGGGCTCGATTCGAGACAACTCTCGATCGAGGCGATCTCGACGAATCAATCGCGTTGTCGGAGAGAGCGGTTCAGGACACCGACAGCAATTCGGTGATGTGGCCGGGCTTCGCGAGCAACCTGGGCAACGCACTGGTAGAACGATACGAGATCACCGCATCATTGGAGGATCTCGACGCTTCAATCGAATTCTTCGCCGACGCGCTGTCCCGTGCAGGCGAACGAGTAGCCGAAATGTCTGGGTACGCCTCAAACCTAGGCCTCGCCCTGACCGCCAAGGCGCACCACACCGGACTGGTGACGAACTTCAACGAAGCTATTCGCCACCTGACTACCTCGGTCGAGGTGCTGCCGGACAACCACGCAGATGCGGCGTCCCGTCTGTCGAACCTAGGCGACGCGTACAGGCAGCGTGCGGTGTTTCGGGAGTCGGTGGGTGAGATGGAAGCCGCCCGTGCTGACATTGCAGCATCCATCGATACCTCGGAACATGGAATTGCGATCGCGGGTGACAGTGATCCCAGGCTCCTGCCAGCGCTGGCCAACCTAGCTCGCGCGCTGCGTTATTCGCGCACCCTCGACCCAGATTCTGTATCCCTCGGTGAAATCCTCGACGTTCAGCGGCGCGCTGCTGCACTCAGCGAGATTCCTGCAGCTCACAGATTCGCGCAGTCCGCGCTATGGGCGGAGGATGCCGAAGCGTACTCGGCTCCCGGCGAGGCGCTCTCGGCGCATCGTCAGGCTGTCGAACTGACGACGGAAGTCGCTTGGGTCGGTATGAGTCTCGGCGAGCGCCGCCGGTTGCTCGAACAGTTGGCGGGCGCGCTCGTCAGTGCAGTGAGATTTGCTGTTGCGCAACAGCAGTACGGCGATGCGCTTGCGTGGGCCGATCAGATCCGCTCAGTGCTGTGGCGACAGACGATGCATGTGCGGTCCGCGCAGACGGCAGTCGGTTCGGTTGATCTGTCGCCGCTCCTCGGTCTGGCCTCCGTGACAGACAGGCAAGTTCGGGAACGACGCAGATCCCTCGCTCATGACGCGGGGATGGCGCTGACGCTCGATGCCGCGGGCAGCAAGGCGTACGACTCGTTGTCCTTGCCAGGAACGCTGGTGTTGCTGATTCCTGGAGAGGAGTCGTCGACCGCGCTCCTGGTGGGTGATTCGAAGGGGTCGCGAACGGTCGAGCTGCCGCGTGTCGGGGCCGACGCGCTCGCACAGCAGACCGAGTTGTTTCGCAAGGCTGCAGCGCGTCAGACTCATTCCTCCGAATCGACATTCGGAGATGCCAGGCGTCAACGTCACGAGATATTTGATTGCCTCGGGTGGCTGTGGGATTGCGTGGCGGCGCCGATCCTCGCTGATGTGCCTGACAGCGTGGACTTGGCTCGTATCTGGTGGTCACCGATTGGTGACTTCTCGTTGCTTCCGCTGCATGCTGCCGGCCACTACCCGCGGACGTTGCAGCAGTTGGTCGAAGTCGATTCGACCGAGTGGACATGCGTCGCAGAGGGGGCGCTCAACGCGTACCTACCCACGGTCCTGGTGTCGGAGCCGAGGCGTACGACGAAAACAGATCGAAGTGATCGACGACTCCTGTACGTGGCCACCGACACCGAGGGGAACCTCGACGCCGTTCCCGAGGAGTACACCGCAATGTCGTCTGCGGTCGGCAGCGTCACAATCACCGAGCTTCTCGACACGGCCGCGACTGTGAACGCAGTGCGCGATGCGATCAACACTCACCAGTTCCTGCACGTGAGTGCGCACGGACATCTCGGCGACGACGAGACGGTGCAATCCGGATTTCGCCTGCACGACGGTGTCTTCGCCCTCGGTGAGTTCGCCGAGTGTGACGTGCCCGATGCGCAATTGGCGGTCTTCCTGACATGCGACTCCGCCACTGGTGATATCCGTCTCCCGAATGAGGCTCTCCACATGGCAGGTGCCGCTCGACAAGCCGGATTTCGGCATACCGTCGCGGCGACGATGCCGATGCGAGATTCGTCCGCAATACCCGTGGTTGCGTCGCTGTATCAGGCTCTGGATTCGGCCGAAGATTCTGCTATCGGCGACGTGGTAATTCGCGCGCTGCATGCATCGGTGGGAAATTTGCGCAAAGATCCCCGGACAGCGTTGGACCCGTTCTCTTGGGCACCATACGCCGTCTTCGGATGGGGTTGCGATGTCGACACGTGA